From the Pelorhabdus rhamnosifermentans genome, the window AGGAAATTGTTCGATTCCATTCGATTATTTGGCCTGTAATTCTAATGGCTCTTGGTGAGCCTTTGCCAAAGCAGGTTTTCGGTCATGGCTGGCTGATTGTTGAAGGCGATAAAATGTCAAAATCCAAAGGCAATGTGATTGATCCTGTAGCACTGATTGATGAGTTTGGACCGGATGCGATCCGTTACTTTTTGCTACGGGAAATTAACCTTGGTTTAGATGGTAATTTCTCGCGCCAGGCCCTTATTAATCGTATCAATGCTGATTTGGCCAATGATCTGGGCAATTTGCTGCATCGTACCCTCTCTATGGTCGGTCGCTTCCGTGACGGTGTTATTCCTGCGCCGGGAGAAAAAGCTGCTGTTGATGAGGAACTGGAAGAATTATGTAATAAGACTGTGAAAAATTATCAAGCTACTATGGATAAGTATGATATTACGACGACATTAAAAGACGTGTGGGTACTGATTAGTCGTACGAATAAATATATTGATGAAACAAGTCCTTGGGCTTTGGTCAAACAGGTTGATCAGGCCAGTCGTCTTGATACAGTTCTGTACAATTTGGCTGAAACATTGCGTACTATTGCGGTTTTGTTGTCACCTGTAATGCCGACGACAGCGGAGAAAATCTGGCAACAACTTGGTATGCCTGATGATTTATGGACAGTTCGTATTTGTGATATTACAACATTCGGCGGTCTAAAAGCGGGAATAAAAGTTAATAAACCACAGCAGATTTTTCCTCGTATTGAAGAAAGAGAAGAAAGCGAGTCTGCTGAAAGTAGTACCTCTGTTCAAGAAACGCCTAAAATTGAGACACTGCCGGAAGTTTCGATTGATGAATTTGCCAAACTTGATTTGCGTGTAGCCAAGGTACTTGCTGCCGAAAAGGTAGCGAAGGCAGATAAGCTTTTAAAATTGGAAGTGGATTTGGGCGGTGAAGTGCGTACTATCGTTTCGGGTATTGCCAAGCATTATAAGCCAGAGGAGCTTGTCGGCCAAAGTGTGCTCATGATTGTCAATTTGAAACCCGCTAAAATCCGTGGCATTGAATCGCGTGGGATGGTTCTTGCCGCATCGATTGATGATAAGCTGGCTGTTGTGACTGTGCCTGACATGCCTGCTGGGAGCAAGGTGAAATAAGGTGGCTCTTTATGATTCCCATGTGCATCTTGATGAAGCGTG encodes:
- the metG gene encoding methionine--tRNA ligase, producing the protein MSKKPFYLTTPIFYPSDKLHIGHAYCTSVADTIARYKRLMDYDVLFLTGSDEHGQKIERKAQENGVTPIAYVDKIVASFQQLWKKLNISNDDFIRTTQERHRKVVQNIFQKIYDQGDIYKSAYKGWYCTPCETFWLERQLVDGKCPDCGRPVEVLEEESYFFRMSKYQDRLLKFIEENPEFIQPVTRRNEMINFIKGGLEDLCVSRTTFDWGIPVPFDSKHIVYVWFDALVNYITAAGYLDDREKYKKFWPADLHLVGKEIVRFHSIIWPVILMALGEPLPKQVFGHGWLIVEGDKMSKSKGNVIDPVALIDEFGPDAIRYFLLREINLGLDGNFSRQALINRINADLANDLGNLLHRTLSMVGRFRDGVIPAPGEKAAVDEELEELCNKTVKNYQATMDKYDITTTLKDVWVLISRTNKYIDETSPWALVKQVDQASRLDTVLYNLAETLRTIAVLLSPVMPTTAEKIWQQLGMPDDLWTVRICDITTFGGLKAGIKVNKPQQIFPRIEEREESESAESSTSVQETPKIETLPEVSIDEFAKLDLRVAKVLAAEKVAKADKLLKLEVDLGGEVRTIVSGIAKHYKPEELVGQSVLMIVNLKPAKIRGIESRGMVLAASIDDKLAVVTVPDMPAGSKVK